One genomic segment of Hordeum vulgare subsp. vulgare chromosome 2H, MorexV3_pseudomolecules_assembly, whole genome shotgun sequence includes these proteins:
- the LOC123431116 gene encoding BTB/POZ domain-containing protein At5g03250-like: protein MAATTRVLGSKSPDCFQLRDPNSWVCLTELASDVVVEVGHISFHLHKFPLINRSSTLQKLITESTASPEDEGGKPCTVQLDDLPGGPAAFELLAKFCYDVQFELNPANVVPVRCAAERLGMAGEGNLAGNAEAFFVRDVLGSWDATVRALQACDDGDDGVRQHAEDLLLAPRCIESLAAKACADPTLFGWPMVENYTARCLEAAAPPVMWNGISTYGKPRSPGAGWWYRQASSLRLPLYKRLISEMRSRGMSPEGIAGSLAHYARRHLSGLNRRDVGGGGASDTTSSDDVVGEQRVLLEEIVALLPAEKGVATTRFLLGMLRTATVLHAGAACRDALERRAGEQLEEAALEDLLIPNTSYSTDTLYDVDCMQRMLEQFLLSNTTAYADPLPEITADEAPPGELMPASTVAKLVDGYLAEVGMDANLKCSQFQHIAALVPDYARSLDDGLYRAIDIFIKAHPWLTDSEREQLCRLMNCQKLSLEACTHAAQNERLPLRVVVQVLFFEQLRLRTTVASWFFAGDNNAAAADQGSPRSSRPRKSRVGEVDFATGSENNDDEDVEVYTPGSSSDPASAVSVHEIRQRVVDLEGECSGMRQEVHRLGKPKGALSRLFRKLGLGGGKASSSRQQQPRLPSSGDEKRSRFLDLGC, encoded by the exons ATGGCGGCCACGACGAGGGTTCTCGGATCCAAATCGCCCGACTGCTTCCAGCTCCGGGACCCTAATTCCTG GGTTTGCTTGACCGAGCTTGCGAGCGATGTGGTCGTCGAGGTTGGGCACATTTCCTTTCATCTACACAAG TTTCCATTAATCAACCGGAGCAGCACGCTGCAGAAGCTCATCACCGAATCCACCGCCTCTCCCGAGGACGAAGGCGGCAAGCCGTGCACCGTGCAGCTCGACGACCTCCCGGGCGGCCCGGCCGCCTTCGAGCTCTTGGCCAAGTTCTGCTACGACGTCCAATTCGAGCTCAACCCGGCCAACGTCGTCCCGGTGCGCTGCGCGGCCGAGCGCCTTGGCATGGCCGGCGAGGGCAACCTCGCTGGAAACGCCGAGGCCTTCTTCGTCCGTGACGTGCTCGGCAGCTGGGACGCCACCGTGCGCGCGCTGCAGGCgtgcgacgatggcgacgacggcgTGCGGCAGCACGCAGAGGACCTCCTCCTCGCGCCACGGTGCATCGAGTCGCTGGCGGCCAAGGCGTGCGCCGACCCGACGCTCTTCGGCTGGCCCATGGTCGAGAACTACACGGCGAGATGCCTCGAGGCGGCCGCCCCGCCCGTGATGTGGAACGGGATCAGCACCTATGGAAAGCCGCGCTCGCCGGGCGCCGGGTGGTGGTACAGGCAGGCGTCGTCGCTCCGGCTGCCCCTGTACAAGCGGCTCATCTCCGAGATGCGGTCCAGGGGCATGAGCCCCgagggcatcgccggctcgctcgCGCACTACGCCAGGCGGCACCTCTCTGGCCTCAACCGGCGcgacgtcggcggcggcggcgcgtcgGACACCACGTCATCCGATGACGTGGTCGGCGAGCAGCGCGTGCTTCTGGAGGAGATCGTGGCGCTGCTCCCCGCCGAGAAGGGAGTGGCCACGACGAGGTTTCTGCTCGGCATGCTCCGCACGGCGACGGTCCTGCACGCCGGCGCGGCGTGCCGTGACGCGCTGGAGAGGCGGGCTGGCGAGCAGCTGGAGGAGGCAGCGCTGGAGGACCTACTGATCCCTAACACCAGCTACTCCACGGACACTCTCTACGACGTGGACTGCATGCAGCGCATGCTGGAACAGTTTCTGCTGTCCAACACGACGGCGTACGCCGACCCCTTGCCGGAGATCACGGCGGACGAGGCCCCGCCCGGCGAGCTCATGCCGGCCAGCACGGTAGCCAAGCTCGTTGATGGGTACCTCGCCGAGGTTGGCATGGACGCCAACCTCAAGTGCTCCCAGTTCCAGCACATCGCGGCGCTTGTCCCTGACTACGCCCGATCCCTCGACGACGGCCTCTACCGCGCCATTGACATCTTCATCAAG GCGCACCCGTGGCTGACGGACTCGGAGCGGGAGCAGCTGTGCCGGCTGATGAACTGCCAGAAGCTGTCGCTGGAGGCGTGCACGCACGCGGCGCAGAACGAGCGGCTGCCGCTGCGGGTGGTGGTGCAGGTGCTCTTCTTCGAGCAGCTGCGGCTGCGTACCACGGTGGCCAGCTGGTTCTTCGCCGGCGACAACAACGCTGCCGCCGCCGACCAGGGCTCCCCAAGGAGCTCCCGCCCGAGGAAGAGCCGCGTTGGCGAGGTGGACTTTGCCACAGGGTCGgagaacaatgacgacgaagacgtTGAGGTGTACACGCCCGGGAGCAGCAGCGATCCGGCGTCGGCGGTGAGTGTGCACGAGATCCGGCAGAGGGTGGTGGACCTGGAGGGTGAGTGCTCCGGCATGCGGCAGGAGGTGCACCGGCTAGGGAAGCCCAAGGGAGCGCTGAGTAGGCTGTTCCGGAAGCTCGGGCTCGGCGGCGGCAAGGCGTCCTCGTCGCGGCAGCAGCAGCCGCGGCTGCCGAGCTCCGGCGATGAGAAACGCAGCAGGTTCTTGGATTTGGGGTGTTAG
- the LOC123431118 gene encoding peroxidase 2-like, whose protein sequence is MAGVGMNQLVVLLLLVALHGLLPPSAHAALQDGFYSASTNCNVDVEAVVWDVVEQHVSRFGDGGSGAGLIRLHFHDCFVKGCDASVLIDPSPVNPNPEKASPANGGLRGIDVVDEAKSRLEGACPGTVSCADILAFAARDAAYILSSGAISYSVPSGRRDGLTSNAADANRNLPPPFAQLDDLVRAFASKGFSREELVVLSGAHSIGRVHCSSFRDRIHPTVNETMDWSYGTYMQWQCPEDAGTEKWIEQDIATSGDLDGQYFENVLAGRVLFNSDWALIDDDQTRRMVEDNAMNQRRWAASFAAAMRKMSSLDALTGTAEGEIRKLCHVTNRG, encoded by the exons ATGGCAGGAGTAGGCATGAACCAGCTGGTAGTGCTGCTACTCCTGGTGGCTCTGCATGGGCTGCTGCCACCGTCCGCCCACGCCGCCCTGCAGGACGGGTTCTACAGCGCCAGCACCAATTGCAACGTCGACGTCGAGGCCGTTGTGTGGGACGTCGTCGAGCAGCATGTCTCCCGGTTCGGCGACGGTGGCTCCGGCGCAGGTCTCATCCGCCTCCACTTCCATGATTGCTTTGTCAAG GGTTGTGATGCTTCCGTCCTCATCGATCCGAGCCCCGTCAACCCGAACCCGGAGAAGGCCTCGCCGGCCAACGGCGGCCTCCGTGGGATCGACGTGGTCGACGAGGCCAAGAGCCGGCTCGAGGGCGCGTGCCCCGGCACCGTGTCGTGCGCGGACATCCTCGCCTTTGCCGCCCGAGACGCGGCCTACATCCTCAGCTCCGGCGCGATCAGCTACAGCGTCCCCTCGGGCCGCCGCGACGGGCTCACCTCCAACGCCGCCGACGCCAACCGGAACCTGCCCCCGCCGTTCGCCCAGCTCGACGACCTCGTTCGCGCCTTCGCCTCCAAGGGCTTCAGCAGGGAGGAGCTCGTCGTCCTCTCCGGCGCGCACTCCATTGGACGCGTGCACTGCTCGTCCTTCCGGGACCGGATTCACCCCACAGTGAACGAGACCATGGACTGGAGCTACGGCACCTACATGCAGTGGCAGTGCCCCGAGGACGCCGGGACGGAGAAATGGATTGAGCAGGACATCGCGACGTCGGGAGACCTCGACGGCCAGTACTTTGAGAACGTGCTCGCCGGCAGGGTGCTCTTCAACTCGGACTGGGCGCTCATCGACGACGACCAGACGCGGCGGATGGTGGAGGACAACGCGATGAACCAGCGGAGGTGGGCCGCCAGCTTCGCCGCCGCCATGCGTAAGATGAGCTCGCTCGACGCCCTCACTGGCACCGCCGAGGGTGAGATCAGAAAGCTATGCCACGTCACTAACAGAGGCTAG